In Gammaproteobacteria bacterium (ex Lamellibrachia satsuma), a single genomic region encodes these proteins:
- a CDS encoding IS3 family transposase (programmed frameshift), with protein MKERKKYSKEFKLDAVSLVLEQEYTRREAANSLGINAQMLGRWVKEHQAEDGQAFRGNGKLSSEQEEIRKLKAQVKRLEMEKEILKKGNGILCSRNEVKYSFITQHKNAYPISLQCQVLGVSRNGYYQYQRGLGNRPDRIHQEMLEWVEDIAKSSDYTYGSRRMKKALNVLGYPVSRNKARKLMREANVQARQRRKYKVTTNSNHQQSVFNNLLKREFAVAQPDHVYAADVTYVWTQEGWLYLAVVIDLYSRKVVGWSMSSRMKAKLVCDALQMAIWRRRPKGGLIHHSDRGSQYASKAFRRLLKAHDINGSMSRKGDCWDNAVVESFFGSLKQERVHWRSYQTRYEAQQDILEYISMFYNSTRLHSYLDYMSPNDFEQQMMAQKKAA; from the exons ATGAAAGAACGAAAGAAATATTCGAAGGAATTCAAGCTAGACGCGGTCAGTCTGGTTCTTGAGCAGGAATATACTCGAAGGGAAGCAGCAAACAGTCTGGGCATCAATGCCCAAATGCTGGGGCGCTGGGTGAAAGAACATCAGGCAGAAGATGGGCAGGCATTTCGAGGCAATGGCAAGTTGAGTTCTGAACAGGAAGAAATCAGGAAGCTCAAGGCTCAGGTTAAACGCCTTGAGATGGAGAAAGAAATCTTAAAAAAAG GCAACGGTATTCTTTGCAGCAGAAACGAAGTGAAATATTCGTTCATCACCCAGCATAAGAATGCCTATCCAATCAGCTTGCAATGTCAGGTTTTGGGTGTGAGTCGTAATGGTTACTACCAGTATCAAAGGGGCTTGGGTAACAGGCCAGACCGAATACATCAGGAGATGCTGGAGTGGGTTGAGGATATCGCCAAGAGTTCAGACTACACTTATGGCAGTCGCAGAATGAAAAAAGCCTTGAATGTCCTGGGCTATCCGGTGAGTCGGAATAAGGCAAGGAAGTTAATGCGTGAAGCCAATGTACAGGCGCGTCAGCGCAGGAAATATAAGGTTACGACAAACAGTAACCACCAGCAGTCGGTTTTTAACAACCTGCTCAAGCGAGAGTTTGCTGTGGCCCAGCCCGATCATGTCTATGCGGCGGACGTGACTTATGTATGGACCCAGGAAGGCTGGTTATACCTGGCGGTAGTGATAGACCTGTATTCACGTAAAGTGGTCGGCTGGAGCATGAGTTCCCGGATGAAGGCAAAGCTGGTCTGTGATGCATTGCAAATGGCGATCTGGCGACGTCGACCGAAGGGCGGATTGATTCACCACTCAGATCGTGGTTCTCAATATGCCAGCAAGGCTTTTCGGCGGTTACTCAAAGCCCATGATATCAATGGCAGTATGAGCAGGAAGGGTGACTGCTGGGATAATGCTGTAGTGGAAAGCTTCTTTGGCAGCCTCAAGCAGGAACGGGTGCATTGGAGAAGCTACCAGACACGTTACGAAGCCCAGCAGGACATATTGGAATATATTTCCATGTTTTATAATAGTACGCGGCTGCATTCATACCTGGATTATATGAGTCCGAATGATTTTGAGCAGCAAATGATGGCGCAGAAAAAAGCGGCTTAA
- a CDS encoding DUF2971 domain-containing protein translates to MYYHYTNIEALFNIIKCKSVWFGSLAFMNDEMEGFDLYSVLSEVLELKHGSEQCKNTLEWINDLIQVYLRHQMCFSASTLKDDISQWRAYTKLGQGVCIEFTDGFVVDPKAQKVQCLYDFDDKKTAIVADQHLKSNDETMMRTIQTQEGLRSYIKSIIQTLVRFKNASFKPEQEVRWVYNFNGLTDADAQFEFRPHRLGLTSYHKSLVDISKITSITIGPQVPTQNLKSIEDFLILKRCP, encoded by the coding sequence ATGTACTACCACTACACTAATATTGAAGCCCTTTTTAACATCATAAAATGCAAATCTGTTTGGTTTGGCAGCCTTGCATTTATGAATGATGAAATGGAAGGATTTGATCTCTATTCTGTGTTGAGTGAGGTCTTAGAGCTAAAGCATGGATCTGAGCAATGTAAAAACACACTTGAATGGATTAATGACCTTATCCAAGTGTACTTAAGACACCAAATGTGTTTTAGCGCATCCACTCTAAAAGATGACATTAGTCAATGGCGCGCATATACAAAATTGGGTCAAGGTGTTTGCATAGAGTTTACTGATGGATTCGTCGTTGACCCGAAAGCCCAAAAAGTGCAATGTCTTTATGATTTTGATGATAAAAAAACAGCAATAGTGGCAGATCAACACTTAAAGTCTAACGATGAAACAATGATGAGAACCATCCAAACTCAAGAAGGACTAAGAAGTTATATTAAATCAATAATTCAAACGCTAGTACGTTTCAAAAACGCATCATTCAAACCAGAGCAGGAAGTAAGGTGGGTTTACAACTTTAATGGCTTAACAGACGCTGATGCACAATTTGAATTTCGCCCACATAGGCTGGGATTGACTTCGTATCACAAATCACTAGTAGATATCAGCAAAATCACATCCATCACAATTGGCCCACAAGTACCTACGCAAAACTTAAAATCAATAGAAGACTTCTTGATATTAAAGAGGTGCCCTTGA
- a CDS encoding DUF4326 domain-containing protein produces MIRVLVLVPSEFNCFSKFERKVNRITQSFSEFTVVYPEDNNKLVQKLFENRENVTLEANKNWDISSITHAIVFDDGEVFPEELAELKNHSVPVRVINISITRVVNIKKEEKYQGIKSTPNFEYIGRGSYWGNPYSMYEEGDDRDEVIRKYRYDFEFDKFINIEKSKVYDLAGKRLGCFCKPAACHGDVLAEYLNSWDDGK; encoded by the coding sequence ATGATACGCGTCTTAGTTCTTGTTCCGAGTGAATTCAATTGCTTTTCTAAGTTTGAAAGAAAGGTAAATCGTATTACTCAAAGCTTTTCTGAGTTTACAGTTGTTTATCCAGAGGATAACAATAAATTAGTTCAGAAACTTTTTGAGAATAGAGAGAATGTGACACTTGAAGCTAACAAAAATTGGGATATAAGTTCCATTACGCATGCCATTGTGTTTGACGATGGCGAAGTGTTTCCTGAAGAATTGGCCGAACTGAAAAATCACAGCGTACCAGTACGGGTAATAAATATTAGTATCACTCGGGTTGTTAATATCAAAAAAGAAGAAAAATACCAAGGTATCAAATCAACGCCAAATTTTGAATATATCGGAAGGGGTTCATACTGGGGGAATCCTTATTCCATGTATGAAGAAGGTGATGATCGCGACGAAGTCATCAGAAAATACCGATATGATTTTGAGTTTGACAAATTCATAAACATCGAGAAATCAAAAGTTTATGATTTGGCTGGCAAGCGTTTAGGCTGCTTTTGCAAGCCTGCTGCCTGTCATGGTGATGTATTGGCAGAGTATTTAAATAGCTGGGACGATGGCAAATAA
- a CDS encoding DUF488 family protein, translated as MARRSIEKDVDQKILEQGCLLCSEHEPHHCHRRLVVEYLNEHTGLELQVKHLT; from the coding sequence ATGGCCCGTCGTTCGATAGAAAAAGATGTTGATCAAAAAATTTTAGAGCAAGGCTGTTTGCTCTGTAGCGAACACGAGCCACACCACTGTCATAGAAGGCTCGTAGTTGAATACTTAAATGAACATACCGGCCTTGAATTGCAAGTGAAGCATTTAACTTAG
- a CDS encoding IS3 family transposase (programmed frameshift), translated as MLDHVNSKEFKLDAVSLVLEQEYTRREAANSLGINAQMLGRWVKEHQAEDGQAFRGNGKLSSEQEEIRKLKAQVKRLEMEKEILKKGNGILCSRNEVKYSFITQHKNAYPISLQCQVLGVSRNGYYQYQRGLGNRPDRIHQEMLEWVEDIAKSSDYTYGSRRMKKALNVLGYPVSRNKARKLMREANVQARQRRKYKVTTNSNHQQSVFNNLLKREFAVAQPDHVYAADVTYVWTQEGWLYLAVVIDLYSRKVVGWSMSSRMKAKLVCDALQMAIWRRRPKGGLIHHSDRGSQYASKAFRRLLKAHDINGSMSRKGDCWDNAVVESFFGSLKQERVHWRSYQTRYEAQQDILEYISMFYNSTRLHSYLDYMSPNDFEQQMMAQKKAA; from the exons ATCCTTGACCACGTCAATTCGAAGGAATTCAAGCTAGACGCGGTCAGTCTGGTTCTTGAGCAGGAATATACTCGAAGGGAAGCAGCAAACAGTCTGGGCATCAATGCCCAAATGCTGGGGCGCTGGGTGAAAGAACATCAGGCAGAAGATGGGCAGGCATTTCGAGGCAATGGCAAGTTGAGTTCTGAACAGGAAGAAATCAGGAAGCTCAAGGCTCAGGTTAAACGCCTTGAGATGGAGAAAGAAATCTTAAAAAAAG GCAACGGTATTCTTTGCAGCAGAAACGAAGTGAAATATTCGTTCATCACCCAGCATAAGAATGCCTATCCAATCAGCTTGCAATGTCAGGTTTTGGGTGTGAGTCGTAATGGTTACTACCAGTATCAAAGGGGCTTGGGTAACAGGCCAGACCGAATACATCAGGAGATGCTGGAGTGGGTTGAGGATATCGCCAAGAGTTCAGACTACACTTATGGCAGTCGCAGAATGAAAAAAGCCTTGAATGTCCTGGGCTATCCGGTGAGTCGGAATAAGGCAAGGAAGTTAATGCGTGAAGCCAATGTACAGGCGCGTCAGCGCAGGAAATATAAGGTTACGACAAACAGTAACCACCAGCAGTCGGTTTTTAACAACCTGCTCAAGCGAGAGTTTGCTGTGGCCCAGCCCGATCATGTCTATGCGGCGGACGTGACTTATGTATGGACCCAGGAAGGCTGGTTATACCTGGCGGTAGTGATAGACCTGTATTCACGTAAAGTGGTCGGCTGGAGCATGAGTTCCCGGATGAAGGCAAAGCTGGTCTGTGATGCATTGCAAATGGCGATCTGGCGACGTCGACCGAAGGGCGGATTGATTCACCACTCAGATCGTGGTTCTCAATATGCCAGCAAGGCTTTTCGGCGGTTACTCAAAGCCCATGATATCAATGGCAGTATGAGCAGGAAGGGTGACTGCTGGGATAATGCTGTAGTGGAAAGCTTCTTTGGCAGCCTCAAGCAGGAACGGGTGCATTGGAGAAGCTACCAGACACGTTACGAAGCCCAGCAGGACATATTGGAATATATTTCCATGTTTTATAATAGTACGCGGCTGCATTCATACCTGGATTATATGAGTCCGAATGATTTTGAGCAGCAAATGATGGCGCAGAAAAAAGCGGCTTAA
- a CDS encoding DUF488 domain-containing protein, which translates to MNVYTIGFTQKKAERFFTLVRNSNISTLIDVRLNNVSQLAGFAKKDDLRFFLRELCDASYIHMPDWAPTKEILNAYKKNTITCDVVQWTGTPQLSIIDLTEVEK; encoded by the coding sequence ATGAATGTCTACACTATCGGGTTTACCCAGAAAAAAGCGGAGAGATTTTTTACACTTGTCCGTAATTCGAACATCAGCACTTTAATTGATGTAAGGCTGAACAACGTGTCGCAACTCGCGGGCTTCGCAAAAAAAGATGACTTACGTTTTTTCCTCAGGGAATTGTGTGATGCATCATATATTCACATGCCAGATTGGGCTCCGACAAAAGAAATTCTCAACGCCTATAAGAAAAATACAATCACCTGTGACGTGGTCCAATGGACAGGTACACCCCAGTTAAGCATCATTGACTTAACTGAGGTAGAAAAATGA
- a CDS encoding IS701 family transposase, which produces MQAQRKNMERMEEVVAGADDQRLQHMLTESPWDHRAVLDQVALEADQWLGGTADTCLLLDESGLAKKGKHSVGVKRQWNGRQGKVDNCQVGVFAALGKGHLSTLIDERLYLPKEWVSNPARCRKVGIPEVERKHQSKSELALEMVRHQRTLGLRFAWVGADGGYGKDPAFLRGLEAMGETFVVDIHKDQQVYLEDPQPFIPESTTTRGRRRSRLQAQAARLRVDQWLNEQRDSEWQQVVLRDSSKGKLRVEILHHRVWLWDGKEAQAHQWHLIVRREVNSPETIKYTLSNAPEETPSHCLAKMQAQRFWVERSFQDGKSESGLADYQARKWKSWHHHMALVMMAMLFMLEERIVQKDDHPLLSCSDIESLLRAFLPRRDIERDEILRQMTKRHRKRQAAIDSQYRKQTLEQSVAG; this is translated from the coding sequence ATGCAAGCGCAGAGAAAGAACATGGAACGCATGGAAGAGGTGGTTGCAGGCGCAGATGATCAGCGTCTCCAGCATATGCTCACCGAGTCCCCGTGGGATCATCGTGCGGTGTTAGACCAAGTGGCGCTGGAAGCCGATCAATGGCTGGGTGGAACCGCGGATACCTGTCTGTTGCTCGATGAGAGTGGCCTTGCCAAGAAGGGTAAACATTCAGTGGGGGTTAAACGCCAATGGAATGGCCGCCAGGGCAAGGTGGATAACTGCCAGGTTGGTGTATTCGCAGCACTGGGTAAAGGGCACTTGTCCACGCTGATAGATGAACGTCTCTATCTACCCAAAGAGTGGGTATCGAACCCGGCTCGCTGTCGCAAGGTGGGTATCCCGGAAGTTGAACGGAAACATCAAAGCAAGTCAGAGTTGGCGCTGGAGATGGTGCGTCATCAGAGGACGCTTGGCCTGCGTTTTGCCTGGGTGGGTGCAGATGGGGGATACGGGAAGGATCCGGCTTTTCTGAGGGGTTTGGAGGCGATGGGTGAAACCTTTGTGGTGGACATCCACAAAGACCAACAGGTCTACCTGGAAGATCCACAGCCGTTCATACCGGAGAGCACGACAACGCGCGGTCGTCGTCGAAGTCGTCTGCAAGCCCAGGCAGCCCGTCTGCGCGTTGACCAGTGGCTCAATGAGCAACGGGACAGCGAGTGGCAGCAAGTGGTATTACGGGATAGCAGCAAGGGCAAACTGCGCGTCGAGATCCTGCATCATCGGGTTTGGCTTTGGGATGGAAAAGAAGCCCAGGCACATCAATGGCACCTGATTGTACGACGAGAGGTCAATTCACCGGAGACGATTAAATACACCTTGTCGAATGCACCGGAAGAAACGCCATCCCATTGTCTTGCAAAGATGCAGGCGCAGCGGTTCTGGGTTGAGCGTTCGTTCCAGGATGGTAAGAGTGAATCAGGTCTTGCTGATTATCAGGCCCGTAAATGGAAATCCTGGCATCACCATATGGCCTTGGTCATGATGGCGATGTTATTCATGCTCGAAGAGCGAATTGTGCAAAAAGATGATCACCCCTTACTCAGTTGTTCAGACATCGAATCGCTATTGCGTGCCTTCCTGCCACGGCGAGATATTGAACGCGATGAAATACTACGGCAAATGACGAAACGGCATCGTAAACGACAAGCGGCTATCGACTCCCAATATCGAAAACAGACGCTGGAACAGTCGGTTGCCGGGTGA
- a CDS encoding YcxB family protein, which yields MEATYKISEKDYVKASQLYSQLEKPAKLRYSVAIPILLVVSVISDSSTLKYACIFAIIGGILGHLIQQHLYIPWNAKKIYKKHKTAHEQIAVKSTDEGIIFKSANGKGMLHWKDICYWKESSELVLVYQAPNLYHIIPSHIENQGFDLGNVRELLKIHAKKKT from the coding sequence ATGGAAGCAACGTATAAAATATCTGAGAAGGACTATGTAAAGGCTAGCCAGTTGTATTCACAATTGGAAAAGCCTGCAAAATTGCGTTACTCAGTAGCAATACCTATTTTGCTTGTAGTCTCAGTTATTAGCGATTCATCTACATTAAAATATGCGTGTATATTCGCAATCATTGGCGGCATCCTGGGCCACCTAATTCAGCAGCATTTATATATTCCATGGAATGCAAAAAAAATATATAAAAAACATAAAACGGCACATGAACAAATAGCTGTAAAAAGTACAGATGAAGGAATAATCTTCAAATCTGCAAATGGTAAAGGGATGCTTCACTGGAAAGATATTTGTTACTGGAAGGAAAGTTCTGAGCTTGTCTTGGTTTATCAAGCACCAAATCTATATCACATTATTCCTAGCCATATAGAAAACCAAGGCTTTGATCTAGGCAATGTTAGAGAATTACTGAAAATCCATGCAAAGAAAAAAACATAA
- a CDS encoding restriction endonuclease has product MEIFKYKYDELFNPVLQALHKLGGSGTNSEIEEQVILLLNLSNEEIEDIHRGNTTKLSYRSAWARNYLKRLGLIENSSRAVWSLTAEGLKTTEIDKDEAKKIVKELSGVKKQKPQEAEAVDESEELSELTWEEELIEILKTIEPDAFERLSQRLLRELGFTNVEVTGKTGDGGIDGVGVIKLGGVLSFHVVFQSKRYSGSVSSSAIRDFRGAMIGRADKGVFITTGTFTRSAKQESQRDGAPPIDLIDGNDLAEHLKNLRLGVDVQMREEVTIKPSWFKDI; this is encoded by the coding sequence GTGGAAATATTCAAATACAAATACGATGAACTTTTTAATCCAGTGCTACAGGCTTTGCATAAGCTTGGTGGCTCTGGTACCAATTCTGAAATTGAAGAACAAGTCATCCTATTGCTCAATCTTTCAAACGAAGAAATAGAAGACATTCATAGGGGCAACACCACAAAGCTTTCCTATAGGTCAGCATGGGCAAGAAATTATCTAAAACGACTCGGGTTAATAGAGAATTCTAGCCGCGCAGTATGGTCTTTAACGGCAGAAGGGCTAAAGACAACAGAAATTGATAAAGATGAAGCAAAGAAAATCGTTAAAGAGCTATCAGGTGTAAAAAAACAAAAGCCGCAAGAAGCTGAAGCAGTAGATGAATCAGAAGAGCTAAGTGAGTTAACCTGGGAAGAAGAATTAATAGAAATATTAAAAACAATTGAGCCCGATGCCTTTGAGAGATTGAGTCAACGGCTACTTAGAGAACTAGGTTTCACAAATGTAGAAGTTACAGGCAAAACAGGTGATGGTGGCATTGATGGTGTTGGTGTAATAAAACTAGGCGGTGTTTTGTCTTTTCATGTTGTATTTCAAAGTAAGCGTTATTCTGGATCAGTATCATCGAGTGCAATTAGAGATTTTCGTGGTGCTATGATTGGCAGAGCTGACAAGGGTGTGTTTATAACTACAGGCACATTTACACGTAGCGCTAAGCAGGAGTCACAACGTGATGGCGCGCCACCAATTGATTTAATTGATGGCAATGATTTGGCTGAACATCTTAAAAACCTAAGATTAGGGGTTGATGTACAAATGCGTGAAGAAGTAACAATTAAGCCGTCATGGTTCAAAGACATTTAA
- a CDS encoding integron integrase, whose amino-acid sequence MPWYRRHVEAYITATKPARLAEHTAKQVASYLETIGRDQRLEAWRFSQAVDALRILFCRQLDVDWCGLIDWKGIFLAAKSLENDHATHGRDVITTDPLLLFNVDADIHSRNFAANAPDLFKRLLTALRVRGLAYNTEKAYRQWVARYLSFHQWADPETLAAKGIAAYLEHLAVQRSVSSSTQHQALNALIFLYREVLGLDVTDAVSFVRARPKRRIPTVLSHREVKALLDCMNGRTHLMASLMYGTGMRVMECVRLRVMDLDFDYRQITVRHGKGGKDRVVPLPDSLSNTVRENMTEAEKLHDEDLRKGFGETYLPSALKRKYPNAAKEWRWQYLFPASRISTDPRSGAARRHHMHESALQKAVRRAALEAGIDKRVTSHTLRHSFATHLLESGQDIRTVQALLGHANVSTTEIYTHVMQRGGHGVRSPVDLLAT is encoded by the coding sequence ATGCCTTGGTACAGGAGGCATGTAGAGGCGTATATTACTGCCACCAAACCAGCAAGGCTTGCTGAACATACAGCGAAGCAGGTGGCTTCATATCTTGAGACAATCGGGCGGGATCAGCGGCTTGAGGCGTGGCGCTTTAGTCAAGCGGTAGATGCGCTGCGTATCTTATTCTGTCGGCAACTCGATGTGGATTGGTGCGGTTTGATTGACTGGAAGGGGATTTTCCTGGCAGCTAAATCGCTTGAAAATGATCACGCGACACATGGAAGAGATGTAATTACCACCGATCCGTTGCTGCTCTTCAATGTGGACGCTGACATCCACTCGCGCAATTTTGCAGCAAATGCTCCGGATCTGTTCAAGCGCCTGCTGACTGCTCTGCGGGTGAGGGGGCTTGCCTATAACACGGAGAAGGCCTACCGCCAATGGGTTGCCCGCTATCTTTCTTTTCACCAATGGGCTGATCCTGAAACCCTTGCCGCAAAAGGGATTGCCGCTTACCTGGAGCACCTTGCTGTTCAGAGGAGTGTCTCTTCGTCTACTCAGCATCAGGCACTCAATGCTTTGATCTTTCTCTATCGTGAGGTTCTGGGTCTCGATGTTACTGATGCTGTTTCGTTCGTCCGCGCCCGGCCGAAACGGCGTATTCCTACGGTTTTGTCACATCGGGAAGTGAAGGCCTTGCTTGACTGCATGAACGGTCGTACGCATCTGATGGCATCGCTGATGTATGGTACCGGAATGCGTGTTATGGAGTGTGTCAGGCTGCGTGTTATGGACCTTGATTTTGACTACCGGCAGATTACAGTACGTCATGGAAAGGGCGGCAAGGATAGGGTCGTGCCACTACCGGATAGCCTCAGTAACACCGTCCGGGAAAACATGACGGAGGCGGAAAAACTACACGATGAGGATCTAAGAAAAGGTTTCGGCGAGACCTACCTGCCGAGCGCTTTGAAACGTAAGTACCCGAATGCGGCGAAGGAGTGGCGTTGGCAATATCTGTTTCCTGCCAGCCGTATCTCTACGGACCCGAGAAGTGGTGCTGCCCGGCGCCATCACATGCATGAGTCTGCGCTACAGAAGGCGGTGCGACGGGCAGCATTGGAAGCCGGTATTGACAAGCGCGTAACCAGCCATACCTTACGTCACTCCTTTGCCACCCATTTGTTGGAGTCGGGGCAGGACATCCGTACTGTACAGGCCCTGTTGGGGCATGCAAATGTCTCTACCACTGAGATTTACACTCACGTCATGCAGCGTGGCGGACATGGTGTTCGCAGCCCGGTCGATCTGTTGGCTACCTGA
- a CDS encoding oxidoreductase: MNNSTPDYALSNTCPAVVIDSRRISPDDTDEIRVIRLGIADPAFRFLEGQTIGVLVPGPHAFGTKPHHRYYSIANARDKQADDEIEIQIIVRRCFYIDEISGEQFPGIASNYLCDAKSGDPITLTGPYKSVFNMPKTRDSNLLMIGSGTGIAPFRAFIQRIYSTHQGWDGKVRLFFGDMNGLDLLYMNDVDSDLANYYVNETFEAYQSISTKYGVNADEALELTLEEHATEAWDMLQDPKTHVFLAGTRKANDALDKILAQLAGSTETWDVMRQKMKDENRWSELLYL; this comes from the coding sequence ATGAATAATTCCACACCAGATTACGCCTTGAGCAATACCTGCCCTGCCGTGGTAATCGACAGCCGGCGCATCTCGCCCGACGATACCGATGAAATCAGGGTCATCAGGCTGGGTATCGCCGATCCCGCTTTTCGTTTCCTGGAAGGACAAACCATCGGCGTGCTGGTGCCAGGCCCCCACGCCTTTGGAACCAAGCCCCATCATCGCTACTACTCCATCGCCAATGCACGTGACAAGCAGGCCGACGATGAGATCGAGATCCAGATCATTGTTCGTCGTTGCTTCTATATCGATGAGATCTCAGGCGAACAGTTTCCGGGCATCGCTTCAAATTACCTTTGTGATGCAAAATCCGGCGACCCGATCACACTCACAGGTCCCTACAAAAGCGTCTTCAATATGCCGAAGACGCGCGATAGCAACCTGCTGATGATCGGCAGTGGAACCGGCATCGCACCCTTTCGCGCCTTTATCCAACGTATCTACAGCACACACCAGGGATGGGATGGAAAAGTCAGACTCTTTTTCGGCGATATGAACGGACTTGATCTGCTCTATATGAATGACGTCGACAGCGACTTGGCCAACTACTATGTGAATGAGACCTTTGAAGCTTACCAGAGCATCAGCACCAAATATGGTGTAAATGCTGATGAAGCACTGGAGTTGACCTTGGAGGAACATGCAACAGAAGCCTGGGATATGCTGCAGGATCCGAAGACCCATGTATTTCTCGCGGGCACTCGCAAGGCCAATGACGCGCTAGACAAAATTCTGGCCCAGCTTGCAGGCTCCACGGAAACCTGGGATGTGATGAGACAAAAAATGAAGGATGAAAATCGCTGGTCAGAATTGCTCTACCTCTGA